In Saccopteryx leptura isolate mSacLep1 chromosome 9, mSacLep1_pri_phased_curated, whole genome shotgun sequence, the genomic window GAAAACCTCAAGTTACACTAATTTTCATAAGAGGCTTGCTCAAGATCTTTGTCCCCTGGTAACATGCTTTGTTAGGAATGAGGCTGGTCATGTTCATACTCTGGCCTTGGCATGTGGAGTCTGACTCCAGCTACAGCTAGTTAGTCTGTCAGGGAGCTGAAGAGCATCCCCTTCTTGATCTTTATTGTTGCACATGACAACTCAGCTTCCTTACTGAACGATGGGGAATGGAATTAAAACATGCCAGCTTAAGTAGTAATGAGAtaccattttctcctttttttgccaTCTTGGGGAATCTGCACATGGCCCCCTAATCAGAAGCCATGTTTCTAGTATTCTTGGAGTGTCCGCTGTATGGTACAACAGCAGCCCAATCCTTAGCCTTCTCTGCGAGGACTTCTTCCTGCCTTGTGCACTTCTTTTCTAGAGGCCACTGCTACTAGGGATACTTTGACTTCATACGTTGGTGTTTTAAAGATGATTCCACAAGTGAACAGATAAACTTCCACCAGATGGCACTTTGTGCCGTGCCTCAGAGTCATTTTCAGAGCCAGCCAGAATCCACTGGGTGGTTTACCTTCTGGATGTTTGGAAGGAAACCCACAGGTAAAGCCCTAAATGGCTATCTATCCtggcttttttggggggagggaataCTCTTAGGGTACTATTTGAATGAGACAGTTCTTGACATCTTAgtgatcatttgtatttttctttttatgaggaAACCATGTTTCTGTACTTTTGGGGACAGTCCATCTTAATGACAAATGACTTTCCAAATTTCCACAGGAAACATGCATTGTCAATGGTTTACCTTCTTTATAGTGTTTATAGTGTAGTTTCTTGTGCGTTGTGTTTAAATAGCTATCTCATTCTCAAGAGCATGATGTAGAGAAACGGGCTTTTAGGTGTTAGGCTTCCAAGCCAAGAATTTTGTCCTTCCACatctattgctgtataacaaactacccccaaattaaaaatcttaaaagagcAAACATCATCTGTCCTTTTCAATAAATTACAAACTTGGAAGCAGCTCAGCATTGCGGTTCTGAAACAAGAGTCTCAGGAAGTTGCAGTAAGATGTTGGCAGGGTCTTCAGTCTTCTGGGGCTGGAGAATCCACTTCTAACCTCTCTCTTTGTGGTTGTTGGAAggatgcctcagtttctccccatGTTGGTCTCTGTGTAGGGCATTGTGAGTGTTCATACACCACAGCAGCTGGCTTCCCCCAAGTGAGTGATCCAGGGGGAGAGAGGATGAGCAGGAATTAGCAGTGCCTTTGATGATAGTCTTTGAAAAGCACAGACCTTCACTTCTTCCTTATTCTGTTCCTTAGAAGCAAGCCACTAAGCCAAGCCTGTACTCAAGGGAGAATTAGACCCCACCTACTGAATGAAACAGTATCAAAGAATCTGTGGATATATCTTAAAACCATCTCACCCCTAACAGGATGAAACCAGGCCAATGCGGGTAGGGCATAGGTTTAAACTATAATAGATGATATGTTGAGAGATATGTTGCTACTGAAAACAGTTCTTTAAGATGTGTGTCACCAAACTGGGATAGAAGACTTTCTTTCCTCAAAGTTACTTGATGGTTTTGAGACGGGTGGCAGGAAATGACATTTCCCAGATATACTTGACTACCAGCAACCCAAAGATGCTGCTTTGCCAGTCCTATGCTTGGTGTCTAAGATGCAATATCACTTGCTGTCCCCTCAAGCCAGGGATCGACAAAGGGAATTGGATCCTTGTAGCTGATCCACTACAGCTGACCTAATCAGAGGCAGGGGTTAGCCAGCAAAGGGAGCAAACATGAATTAGATGTTGGGTTACTGAATTGAAGAAAAGCTATACAGGAATAGGAGTTACAGTGCCTGTTACCAGCATTTTCTTATCTATAGccctgcttgcttgcttgctttagAGTTCAGATTCAGGGTGAAATAGATGACAGCATCTGGACCAGGtctcccaggttgatgcttgacaTCTGGTCTTCAGCTACACTAGCTGAAACAGACTTGGGTCAAGCATCAACCATCAAGCTACTTGTCAAAGTAGGGAACATCTTGGAATTAGAAATGTCTGTGCTTGATTGTTCCTTTAAGTCCAATGTACAAATTAACTCTGTGTGCCACCTAGCCCTGGGCTTCCTGATGGAAATGGGTTTTTAAAGAGAACCAGTCCTGTCTTTACCCTTGGGAAGCTTAGGTGAGGCTTGTCAGTTGAGCACATCTTGAGTGCATGTCTGCTTTGTTTGTGGTACCCATACCCAACCAGGTTTTTAGAGATTTCAGACATCTCAAAGATGCAGATTCTTGTATGGGTTTACACTGCCTTTTACCAGCATTTTCTTATCTGTAGCCCTCCTTGCTTTAGAGTAGACTTGAACTACTCTGAGGCAGCTATAAGAAAAGGTATTTCTTCCAGAAGTAAGAAACTCATCTTTAAAGCACCTtcaaatgaattttgtttttcctcctgaTTCTAAGATGGAATCAACATAGATGGTGTTTTATGTTTGTTGTTTGGGTTACCAGCTCTTTAGGATTCTTAGAACTTACCTTCCCAGTTCCAACATTTCCACTAGAATTCAGCCTGCTAGGTTTTGTGGGCTTCACCCTCAGCGTCTGTCCGTCATTCAGCCAGTAGGTATTGAGCGCCTGTTTTGAATCAAGGCTGCAGGTGTAAGGGGCTCGTGTGTTGGCAGCAATACCCCAGGAACAACCGTTCCATTCTCCCCATCTTGGATCCTCAGTGGGGCACCAGGCATTCTGGCTGCTTCAGCCAGGGCCCTTAGCCCTTTGCATTTCCCTTTAAAGGGGGAGCCCAATGCCTTTATTTGGGTCAGAACTTTCCCTTCTTGGCAGGGTTCTGGACTACAAGCACTTGGGTGGCTATTTATTAATCTGCGAAACCCAATCACCCACCCATGACCTCTGGGAGAGAGcagtgtttgttttaaagaagCATTGTTTCTTTGGGAGGGTAGTTTCTGTCTAGACTTGAAGGGGGCGTAGTTACCACACATactaccctccccacccccaagttcTTTACCTCTCAGCTTTTAATACAAGATGAAATCATACTTTGAGACAAGGGGGTCTCAGCTGTTTAGAATGCTTGTCCCCCAGGGGCATTTTGTGTTCTAATAGTAAGGATATTCCAGTTCAGCATTGAAGTTTCCTTGAAGCTAGCTCACAGGAATTTTTACTGAAGACTAAGAAtgattgatatgtacttattttttcaaacattcatGTCATCTATCTCACCATCTAGAATTCACATTTCTTCAGGCTGGCCCTGAAATTTGATACCTTTTAGCAAAGCTTAGATTTAGAAGTTTCAAGGCCCTTGTTCAGGTGGTCTGGTTTCACTTTGCTTAACTACTGCCTGGCAGCCCATACTGTGTGGATGCCCAGTGGAAAATACTATCGAGGCAAAAACACCATTTTGGGGGTATTTAAACTCTGACTGCCGCCTTTCTGTGAGTGGAAGGCTGGCTGAGATGTTGCAATTCTTGATAATCACTTGGCCGTGTTGCAATTTGCAAAGGCAGCTCTTGCCGGCATTTAAAACCAGAATTCCTATACTTCAGACTTAAAGAATTCCATGAATCAAGCACAGAATATCCATTTTTGCCCCATTgaaatctctttctctccatcttaaAAGGCGGGAGTGGGGGCAAAAACCCCAGCCCCAATCAAGGGTGCTTTTTACTTGAAaccaggagagggggaggaacacTGTAGAGATAAGGGGCGAGTTGGGCAGGTGAGCCACCTGCTCCTGCTGTGTATGCAAATCCTGAGTACTGTGAGCCAGTGCCTTTGCTCCACCTGCAGGTGGAGCCCATCTCTTTCCATCTAGGTGAGGAGACTTTCTGCTACCAGGGGTAAACCTTAAAGCAGGTGGCTTGGAGAGCCCAGCAGACACTCACATATTCAGGTGTCCATTTTaagcatctttaaaatattttatgtatttaaaaaaaaatgcctttcccTGTCTTAGTGACACCAGCGGCCCAGTTCTATTCGTTCTGAGTGGAAAAGCAGAGACTGCCAGTTCTTTCTTtgacctcccttcctcccccttgaTGACTGTCCCGACGCCTCCAGGGCGCTCACTGCCATGGGTGGACAGCAGAGGGCACCATGTAGTCCCGAGGCAGTCCTGGGTGATTCTGTGGTCAGTTGTTTGAGAGTctgttgggttttctttgttttgggtttttgttttttgtccaaCTGTTCTAACAAACCAGCAGGTGTTTGGAAATAAGGGGGGAATTCTCACCAATGGTTGCTGTTACAGTTAAGTCAATAAAAATCTTGAATATCAACTtggtgttctttttaattttttaaaactttaggtacgccctggccaggtagctcagttggttggagcatttccTCAATATACCAAAGTTACAGGttcagtctctggtcagggcacatacaagaatcaaaaaagattcaaccaatgaatgcataagtaagtggaaaacagattgatgtttttctttctctctccctctctgtctgaaatcaataaaaataaagttttaaaaaatattaaaatttcaggTGAAATCCTGTTGGTTTCACACTCAGGGGTTCTAGGCTGGTGAGAGAGATGGGTAACGGCAGTTGGCCACTTAATGTGTCTGTTCTTCTTGACACTTGGGGAGCACTGACTGTCCATCTGGCCCTGTATATGCAAGGAGGTGATGTGTCCCTTCAGCGGCTTGGAGAAGGTGGACAGGCTGGGGCTGAGTGTACAAGAAAACTAGGTGCCGGCCTTAAGGAAGCCCAGCAGCGTTCCCCGAAGAGGGCTGCCTCTGCCTCTTGGGAGCGTTTGCTAGAAATCCATCAGATCTGATGTCTTAAAATAAACTGGGCTATGCTGTGTGAGCATCAGATGATTTGCTATTGTTAATCCAGTGAGGCTCATCTTAGTATTGAGAACAAGAATAATTCTATCATTTCATGTTTTAGATGCAGTTAATGAGAATCCATAGAATAAGACTCGACTTGAGATGTGTTCCTGTCGAAACAGCCTAGAGGTTTAGCACTCGCTTTGGAGGAGCAGGCTGGGTTCCAGCTCGCAGCGTAAGAGCCACATTCCCACCAAAAGGACTCTCAGTCgatccccttctctaaaataggcttaagataaatgtttttcctgGGTGGTTTGAAGCTCAGGTAAGATTGTGGGAAGCACTTAGCCCAGTGCTTTGTACCTTGAATTAAGTGAGGGACCCAAACACAACTCAGTTGGCCTGACCACAGCTGTCAGTGGGTCTCCTTTTCCCAGAGTGCAAGTCTGCGAGTAGAGCAGGCTTGCCAAAGGCAGCCACCATCTGGTGTTGGAACCTCCAGGACTAAAGAATCTAAGGGAAGATGGGgcctagtaatttttaaaacactttgatACATCCTTTATTTTGCCCCAAAAGCAAGTAGAATATTAACCTCAAATGCAACTTAGGATACAGGGGTGAGTGGTTTGCTGCCGATAAAAGGGGAGGCTTTACAACATGGAGAAACGAGAGTGGGTTGAGTCACAGGTGCTTCCCAACTGTGTGTGTCCTGTTTCTGCTCGTCTCCTTTTCTCCACTCCTACCTCCTGCCAGGCCTGCCAGCGTCCCCAGCCAAGGAGAGGAATGCATCTGATTTTCCCCACCCACCTACTGACTTGGCACTGCTATAGAAATGATAGGAGACCTTTGCCTTTGGAGCAAGTTAAAATACCTCTGCCTATTCTATAAAAGCCCCTTCCTAGCCCAGTTTAGGGCAGGACTCAGTTTTCAGGGGCAGTTATTTTCTCTGACTTACAAGTGTTCACCAGCACACAGGGTCCAGACTGGAGCTGTGTTGCTAGGCTCCACCGCAGATGCCTCTGAGCAGGCAGCGGAATGCCCCTGCTGCTGGCACCAGACCGAGCTTTCAGCAGGAGTCAGCAACATGGAGCTCCGCTCCGTTGTGCCTGTGTATTCTGCTTGATGAGGCAATGCCTTGTCAGTGAGGCTTGTTCTTTGAATCAGAACTGCTAACTGAATACTCCCACAAGCTGTAGCCATAAATAACTTGACCTTTTTTCCTGGCCCCAGCCATAGAACTATGAGGCACGTACTTAGTAAAGATGCAATAAAGCCCTCAGATGGGATTTTCTTTCCCCAAAATTTCAGTTTGGTAGTGGAATTGGGATTCATGTTTGGTTCCAAGGCCTCCAGCCTTGATCTGAAGCTAGAAGAGCAAAGGCCTCTAGAAGCTATAAGGGCAAGGCCCCTGGGACTCCAGAGACCAAGCTCAGCTCTTGGTCCTGCCACTCCTGGCTGTGTGGTTGGCCACCAGGGCTCTCTAGGGTCCCATTAGGAAAGAGGATGGGACAAAAGCTGACCTCACAAGGCCTCCCAGCCCCACTGTTTTCTAAGTAGAATCAGATGCAGAACCCCATTGTGATCCTAAATTGCGGTTAGGGCAGGTCTGTTTCCACTCTAGGAAATGAGCAGCTGGATCAGCTTTGTTGCTGAATCAGGGCATTGAGGTTTCTCAGGCCCAAGCCTGGCTCTAGCCTCACCAACCCCTGCCTGAGTCAGGATTACTACCCTGACTAGACCAAGCTTGCAGTTGAGTCAAGTCTAAACTCAGCAAGGGTCCTCACATAATTGGGGTAATTTTCCAAAGGCTGGAGCTTCCTGGAAAAGCAGGGGCAGATTTAACATGGACTCATATTCCCAACAAAATGGCCCCTTTGTTCTGCCAAACAAAAACTATATCTAGTCCATTTTGGCAATGCTGATAAGAGAAACACAGAACCACTGCATTTTGGGGTCTTTTCATCCAGAAGGCAAAGGTGTGTGTTTGGTGGGAGAGATTCCTACAAGAAAGCTCATGTTCCTTTTGCTGTGCTGCTATGAGAAACCTGAAATTAAGCCAGTCTTAGAACCTGAGGAACAAAAGCTGATAAAGAATAgatagatggccctggccggttggctcagtggtagagcgtcggcctggcgtgcagaagtcccaggttcgattcccggccagggcacacaggagaggcgcccatctgcttctccaccccctctccttcctctctgtctctccctgcccctcccgcagccaaggctctattggagcaaagatggcccaggcgctggggatggctccttggcctctgccccaggcgctggagtggctctggtcgcaacagagcgacgccccggaggggcagagcatcgccccctggtgggcagagtgtcgccccctggtgggcgtgctgggtggatcctggtcgggcgcatgcgggagtctgtctgtctctccctgtttccagcttcagaaaaatacaaaaaaaaaaaaagaatagatagaTGAAGGGGATGGCAGGGCCTGGGCTTAGCAGGCTTTATAGGGAGATGGGGATAAAGCTCAAAGGACAGTCTGGCTTAAAGTGCACGGCTCTCCTGAGCCTGCCAACAGACACTTCACAGGAATGCATTAGGGTCTCCCTGCTTTCATGTCACAGGATCAGGCTGAGCAGTGAATTACTCAGTAGAGGAGTAAGGGTCACACAGCTTCTCAGTGGCCGAGCTATGACCAGAATCCAACTCCTGCCAGCCAGGGCATGTCCTTTACCCCTACTGGATAGGAAGCTTATTAATAACACGCATTAAGAGATGGAGGTGAACTGTCACCAACTTTAATAGATGCTGTCTGCCAAAGCGGACTGACCCGGAGGGTGTCTGAGGGCTCCAGCTTCTGTAGTCCAAAGGTGGCCAGTTCTAAAAAagttcctgcttctctctttaaAGGCACCAGCTGACCTAAAGGACTATACAGTGGCTTTTTTGGTACAACTCATTAGCAGAGGTCTTCTTCAGAGAGCCTGGACAAGGCCAGCAGACTGCTACTGGCCAGCTGGAAAGATGTAGGGCCCGTAACCCAGTCTGAGGCACCGAGAACCGACTCAGTTTTAAACTTAACACAGTGATGCTTAATCCTTGGAAGTGGGGGTGTCAAAGGCCTCTCCAGAATACATAAGTTATAGACAACTTGGTCCCACCTCAAAAATACAGATATGCCCCAACTTTAGCCTACAATTTCTGGGGGTTCACAGGTTTAAAAAGTCAGGTAAAGAACTCTTACATTAGTGCTTTTACTCCCACTATCTGCTCAGTGAAAGGGGAAGCCCACGAGGCCGCTGTGCAGGCTCCCTGCCCCTCTGGCAGCCCCTGCATCAGCCAGACTCCACAGGGCCTCCACTGACAGGTGGGCAGCCCCGCTCCGCAGGTCCGGCGGACAGAGCCGCTTTCCCCTTTATTTCCCCTCATTGGGTCAGATGGTCATCGTATCTTCCAGGAGCTTCCCAGCCTTCCAGGGTACCAGCAGATCCAGCACCCCTCCAGCAGCTCCTCAAAGACACCCGCATTCTTCCACAATCATGTCTTTATGATGGTCTAGAAGGACTCTGCCGTTGTCCACATAGAGCATGCTCAACGGCCTGGTCTTCACTGGGGCACAGCAGGTGGAAGGGACTCGGTGGGGCTGGTACCGCTTCAGCAGACTCTGAAAGGGAGCAGAGGGGGCAGGTTCATTCCCCAGTGGTCAGGTCAGAATAGTGTCACTGGTGGGCAAAGGGTGAAATGATAAAAAGAGTCTAAATGAGTTTCTGGGTGCAAAAATAGAAGGAAGTTGTTTTCATAAAGGAATCAATTGGCTTGCCATACATCATCAACTCTAACTTCtagaataactttttctttttcaagtatcttttttttttttttaacagagacagagactaagagagggacagatagggacagacagacaggaagggaaagagatgagaggcatcagttcttcattgcagcaccttagttgttcattgacagctttctcatatgtgccttgactgggagggggggagttatagcagagcaagtgaccccttgctcatccagaaaccatgggctcaagccagcgacctttgggctcaagccagagaccatggggtcatatctatgatcccatgctcaagccaggtgagcccatgctcaagctggatgagtccacgctcaagctgacgacctcaggttttcaaacctgggtcctctgcatcccagccagatgctctatccactgcaccaccacctggtcaggctttaagcATCTTTTAAACATAAGATTCTAAAAGCTATATCTCAATAGAACAGTAGCTAACTTATATATTCTCCTATTggttttttttgaattttttatttttttatttttctgaagttggaaatggggaggcagtcagacagactcccgcatgtgcccaactgggatccacccggcacacccaccagggggcgatgctctgcccatctgcggcatcgctctgttgcaaccagagccattctagtgcctgaggcagaggccacagagccatcctcagtgcccgggccaactttgctccaatggagccttggctgcaggaggagaagagagagacagagaggaaggagagggggaggggtggagaagcagatgggcgcctctcctgtgtgccctggccgggaattgaacccaggattcctgcacgccaggccgatgctctaccactgagccaaccggccagggccaattcttccATTGTTatagtctaaagcaggggtctcaaactcaactcagcatgtgggccgcagagcaagatcacagccattcggcgggccgcactaggtctacaaaaggcaactgttacgcaacacttttctcactgcagttgaaaacaaaaaaaaatcagtacaacaagcacaatcgtacatgcagtttactcagtgtcacaaaacgaccagaaactgtagttcgcatcacaactgctgttaactaagctaatatctagctaggatgctagagaaatgaaaaatacaagtaggcccctaggcttacttaattttatccaaaatattttgaacttcgtggattagtctgcgggccacacaaaattgttcggcgggccacatgcggcccgcgagtttgagacccctggtctaaagtgaataccagttttaaaaatactccaagtaggccctggctggttggctcagcggtagagcgtcgacctggcgtgcgggggacccaggttcgattcccggccagggcacataggagaagcgcccatttgcttctccaccccccccctttcctctctgtctctctcttcccctcccacagccaaggctccattggagcaaagatggcccgggcgctggggatggctccttggcctctgccccaggcgctagagtggctctggtagcggcagagcgtcacctcggaggggcagagcatcgccccctggtcggcagagcgtcgcccctggtgggcgtgccgggtggatcccggtcgggcgcatgcgggagtctgtctgactgtctctccccgtttccagcttcagaaaaatacaaaaaaatatatatatatattccaagtaAATTGCTGGTGTAGTTCCAAAAATATGAGGCAGAACAGAGTCATGTGGAAATTCTTGTGGGATTTGCTTTCTTGCTCAGAGAAGGCCAAACAGTCAATGGGAGAAAAAGGCAACAACCCCttggtattctttttcttttccaagtttaaggaagggagatagattcctACATATGCCCTgacaggatctacccagcaaccccagtctggggcagatgctctgtccatcttggacCATgcctgcaaccgagctatttttagtgcttgaggcagaggctccatagagccatcctcagcacctgggccaatgcacttgaatcaatcaaaccatgactgtgggaggagaagagggagagaagggggagtgggtgggtggagaagcagatggtcacttctcttgtgtgccctgaccaggaatagaacccgggacatccacatgccgggccaacactaccactgagccaaccggccagggcccccttggcATTCTGGAACTGGGCCCTGTGCCTGTGGTGTCCCTGAAAAGTGACATCTTTTCAGGTCAGAGTTGGCCACTGGGACTATCTGGGTCTCTGTAATTCCCCTGATCGTGCAGTAGGTGAGTTGGTGGAATGACATGGGCCTGGGAGAGGGTCGTGAGGGCCTTTGCCCAGGACAGGTTCTCTAGGGAGCTGGCCTCCACCAGTGCCTCCTTTGCAGGGGCTCAGCGCACATGCTCTGAACCCTGCCTGAGGTGTGGCATGCAGGATGCACTACAGCTTCAAGGGATTCTCAGTCTAGGCTTCTTGGAGTAAACAAAAATGCTTCGATCCCATATGATCTttgagagcaggcagggctgcctATATTATCAGGGCCACTACATTAGTCTCTgttctctgctttcttctctcaTTCTCCTTCCATTCCTTTCCCTCCACTACCTTCCATAACTTAGGCTGATTAGTTTCACCTGGTGGTAGCATAGGGTCTTATCTAACTCCATAAAAATGGGTGTCCAATTCCTATTTTAGGCAGCAAAAGTACAGAGGCTGGAATAGTATTATTTCAACAATGGCCCCATAAACCTGGCCCCCATTTCATCAGTGAATCACAGCTTTCTAGTAATAACACAGCATCAAACATGCCTATTATCTGTCAACATGCAGtacacacattatctcatttaaccctatCACATCCCTATGAAATATGGCACtgctatccccattttacaggtggaaaaactgagactcagagaaaataagcaaattgATCAATATTGCACAGCTAATAAGTAGGAATCAAACCTCTCTATCCCGAAACTCCAAATTCTGAACTTCCTTTCCTAGAATGTCAGGGTTGGGGAGGAGTTGAATCTCTCTAGTCTATATCCTCCACCCCTAATTTtatgaaagacaaggaaaaagtCCCAGGAAAGCAATGTGTCAAGGCTACCCAAGGGAGCATAACTCCAGGTAGGCTTTCTGAGAATGCCGTCATTGgtcatttctctatttttaggacctggcacatggtaggtgcttGAATAACTGTGCAGGAATGAACATAGTCATTTAATAGCAAAGCTGGAGTCCTGTGCCCCTAATCTGGCAGGCAGCTACTTCTCCCCCGTAGACTACCCATCATCCCCCATGCCTTGGCATCACACCTGGATGTATGCATGGTTGGTCGGATGGAACTCCTCCCCAACAGGGTTAGGACACTCGCCCTCGCAGCGATAGGCATTGTACTGCTTGGGATAGATGATCCAGGCACCCCATCCAATCAAGTTGAAGTCCACCTGGAACTTGACCTTCCGACACAGTTGGCTTCTGTCTGGCAAGTGATGTCGAGGGTGCCTGCTGCTCTTCTCCCGGAAGAGCTGTCCCTCCTGGGCCCGCCAGGAGCTCTCAGCTTCCCACAGCAAGGTGGAGCCACCAAGCCTCCTCTGCTCCGGAGAGAGGTTGGAGTATAGCAGGAGGAGCACGTTGGTGGCAGGTGGTATGGGAGGCTGCTGCCAACACTCTCTAGTCAAACTGGACATCTGCTTTTCCAGTTCCCTAGGGTTCTTCAGCCACTTGGAGAGTGGCCTGGTCACCTCCACGACCATGGTGCCTGAGGAAAAGGTAACCTGGGACAGAGTGACAGTGAACAGGTCCATCCGAAGACGCTCCAGGCAGTCAGATGGGTCCTGACCTGGCTCCTGCTTTGGCTGGTGGAAAATCTCAATGGAGAGCGGGACATCAGGCAGAAGGTCCACAGAGTTGGACAGCTGCAGCCGGAGCTCAGCCCACTCCAGATCCTCTTTTTGGCTCAGGAAGGAGAAGTCAAAAGCAAAAGTCCAGTTCTGCCCATCCACCTCCACATCtgggtggggaaaaacaggaaggAGCAGGGTGAGTGGGGGCCTGTGCGGTGTCAGTCGGTGTAATAACAACCATAGCTCATGTCTGAGCTCTCTCCTTATATGAATCATTTCTCTTAATCCTTACCTTGACCTTATGAGTTGGGAATGTTTCTGAACcgattttagagatgagaaatattgaggctcagagatattAAATTACCTGTCCAAGGTGTCATTCTTGGAAGGTGCCAGAGCCAAGAATAAACCTGGATTTGCCCAGACTTCTAATCACTGTTCTGCCACTGCCCCTCAAAACACTCTGAAGCCAGAGAACAACTGGAAAAAAATGGATGAgttcatctcccc contains:
- the NODAL gene encoding nodal homolog, whose translation is MHAHRLPFLLWHVWWALLQAGASTVAPRPLRAREQPSSPSPLAYMLSLYRDPPRADILRSLQAQDVEVDGQNWTFAFDFSFLSQKEDLEWAELRLQLSNSVDLLPDVPLSIEIFHQPKQEPGQDPSDCLERLRMDLFTVTLSQVTFSSGTMVVEVTRPLSKWLKNPRELEKQMSSLTRECWQQPPIPPATNVLLLLYSNLSPEQRRLGGSTLLWEAESSWRAQEGQLFREKSSRHPRHHLPDRSQLCRKVKFQVDFNLIGWGAWIIYPKQYNAYRCEGECPNPVGEEFHPTNHAYIQSLLKRYQPHRVPSTCCAPVKTRPLSMLYVDNGRVLLDHHKDMIVEECGCL